A region of Diospyros lotus cultivar Yz01 chromosome 3, ASM1463336v1, whole genome shotgun sequence DNA encodes the following proteins:
- the LOC127798468 gene encoding DELLA protein RGL2-like, translated as MSSDHHQPEPQPPTTISANNEEEQSHQNQRPEETGEPKKEKPYSFPVTTLKLLSSYASSSRKAREGGKETDHQSDARKLSTMDIIRLASRFGSFSVFMHPYSSGLLGVSEEEEKDVELAQLLLSAAENTEYQYFDRAKRLLTRCENLASEKGNPVQRIVYYFAEALRERIDRKTARVKNKKAEEHGGCTSLPLVTSLPFMALHQKIPFIHGIQFAAMQQIVENVASATKVHVIDLRIRCEAHWTILMQTLAERDTLRIELLKITAVTTNDYKKDCEESCKRLHSFANSFNLPFSFKVVSLSDMKGMMAELIDTAPDETIVVYAPLILSSMISRPDCLDGLIRAIRSLKPAIMVVYETEAEINSPLFLKRFMEALLHFSAFFDCLEDCVQRDNKYRLILEGFHLREAILNMVVKDGEEWTNRSMRIDAWRPIFARFGMVEVELSESSLYQASLVVKQCPCGSLCTIDKNGKSLIFWWKGSPLLSLSTWKFS; from the coding sequence ATGTCCAGCGATCATCATCAGCCAGAGCCACAACCACCCACCACCATTTCTGCAAACAATGAGGAGGAGCAGAGCCACCAGAACCAACGACCAGAAGAAACAGGGGAGCCGAAGAAGGAAAAGCCGTATTCATTTCCTGTTACAACACTAAAGCTACTCAGCAGCTATGCAAGCAGTTCAAGAAAGGCAAGAGAGGGGGGAAAGGAGACTGACCATCAATCTGATGCCAGGAAACTATCCACCATGGATATCATCAGGCTGGCTTCCCGCTTCGGTTCCTTCTCCGTCTTCATGCATCCTTACAGTTCAGGTCTTTTGGGGGTATccgaggaagaagagaaagacgTAGAGCTTGCCCAGCTTCTTCTGTCAGCAGCAGAGAACACAGAGTACCAGTATTTTGACCGTGCAAAAAGATTGCTTACTCGGTGTGAGAATCTGGCATCCGAAAAGGGCAATCCAGTGCAAAGAATTGTATACTACTTTGCTGAAGCTCTTCGAGAGAGGATTGACAGAAAAACTGCCAGAGTCAAGAACAAGAAGGCAGAGGAACATGGAGGGTGCACGAGCCTGCCACTGGTTACCAGCCTTCCATTCATGGCGCTCCACCAAAAAATCCCATTTATTCATGGGATTCAATTTGCAGCAATGCAGCAGATAGTAGAAAATGTGGCATCAGCAACCAAGGTCCACGTGATCGATCTCCGGATCAGGTGCGAAGCTCACTGGACAATCTTGATGCAGACTCTGGCTGAGAGAGATACGCTCCGCATTGAGCTTCTAAAGATAACTGCGGTGACAACAAATGATTATAAGAAGGATTGTGAGGAAAGTTGCAAAAGGTTGCACAGTTttgcaaattcctttaacttgCCTTTTTCATTCAAGGTGGTTTCTCTATCAGACATGAAAGGTATGATGGCGGAGCTGATTGACACGGCACCTGATGAAACCATTGTTGTTTATGCCCCATTAATACTGAGTTCAATGATCTCAAGGCCTGATTGCTTGGATGGCCTAATAAGAGCAATCAGAAGCCTCAAACCAGCCATAATGGTGGTCTATGAAACAGAAGCAGAAATCAATTCTCCCTTGTTTCTAAAGCGCTTTATGGAGGCACTTCTCCATTTCAGTGCATTCTTTGATTGCTTAGAGGATTGTGTGCAACGTGACAATAAGTATAGATTGATTTTGGAAGGATTTCATCTAAGAGAAGCAATTCTAAACATGGTTGTAAAAGATGGAGAGGAATGGACCAACCGAAGCATGAGAATTGATGCTTGGAGACCAATCTTTGCAAGGTTTGGAATGGTGGAAGTTGAACTTAGTGAATCATCACTGTATCAAGCTAGCTTGGTCGTTAAGCAGTGTCCTTGTGGAAGCCTTTGTACCATAGATAAGAATGGCAAGAGCCTAATTTTTTGGTGGAAGGGAAGTCcgcttctctctctttccactTGGAAGTTCTCATAG
- the LOC127796754 gene encoding DELLA protein RGL1-like, with amino-acid sequence MDIYSLNIHEIQGGYNSCTGYQKEDGWNKRKQDQLGFENWEEIDSFCSKYGFYQENISEKTAYLSRYEAPPPLHGQDPQPPRLSNTLGNYQGSTSFLPIMETAKPGNIQQVRAATPVETKREEEPSSCLASFELLSNYASGFKKPRGEKDSNRGHNVSLDGRKLSTEEIMRLAGERYIEFSSQRVDDPFMVMHPYSSDFSGLSVEQTRDVELAHLLLAAAEKVGYQQFERASRLLDGCHRLASNTGSPAQRIVFYFTEALRERISRETGSFRSRRMERKEKYSMPCLAMSSNPVFLKCHQELPFAQATVFAGIQAIVENVALKTKIHLIDLQIRSGVQWAVLIQALADRVSRPIEHLKITALGTIDGQMMEETGRTLGEFARSLNLPFSFNVVLLSDMKDLSKEHLEIEAGEAVVVYSQSILRSMISRPDCLESVMRVIRRLNPCIMVVVEVEANHNSPSFFNRFTEALFFYSALFDCLEDCTDRDSQYRFILEGVYFGDGINNTVAAEGEERLNRNVKLNVWRAFFARYGMVEIGLSESALYQANLIIKQFACGNSCTLDSDGKCLIVGWKGTPIHSLSIWKFN; translated from the coding sequence ATGGATATTTATTCACTCAATATCCATGAAATTCAAGGTGGTTATAATTCCTGCACAGGGTACCAAAAAGAGGATGGATGGAACAAGAGGAAACAAGATCAATTAGGGTTTGAAAATTGGGAAGAGATCGATTCTTTTTGCTCTAAATATGGTTTTTATCAGGAGAATATATCTGAGAAAACAGCATACCTTTCCAGATATGAAGCTCCACCGCCTCTGCACGGACAGGATCCCCAGCCACCACGGCTTTCCAATACATTGGGTAATTACCAGGGCTCCACCAGTTTCCTGCCAATTATGGAAACAGCAAAGCCTGGGAATATCCAACAAGTCAGAGCTGCAACTCCTGTTGAAACCAAAAGGGAAGAGGAACCTTCCTCCTGTTTAGCATCTTTCGAGCTTCTAAGCAATTATGCAAGTGGATTCAAGAAGCCGAGGGGAGAAAAAGATAGCAATCGAGGTCACAACGTAAGCTTGGATGGCAGGAAATTATCAACTGAAGAAATCATGAGGTTGGCTGGAGAAAGGTACATAGAGTTCTCTAGCCAAAGGGTTGATGATCCGTTCATGGTTATGCACCCCTACAGTTCTGATTTCTCAGGTCTTTCTGTAGAACAGACACGAGATGTGGAGCTTGCCCACCTTCTCCTAGCTGCTGCTGAGAAAGTGGGCTACCAGCAATTTGAACGCGCAAGCAGATTGCTCGATGGCTGTCACCGGTTAGCATCAAACACAGGCAGTCCTGCCCAGAGAATCGTTTTTTATTTCACTGAAGCACTTCGAGAGAGGATTAGTAGGGAAACTGGAAGCTTCAGGtcaaggagaatggagagaaaagaaaaatacagtaTGCCTTGTCTGGCAATGAGTTCTAACCCTGTGTTCTTGAAGTGCCACCAAGAACTTCCATTTGCTCAGGCGACGGTATTTGCAGGAATACAGGCAATAGTAGAAAACGTGGCACTGAAAACGAAGATCCACCTGATTGATTTACAGATCAGGAGTGGAGTACAATGGGCAGTCCTGATACAAGCCCTAGCAGATAGGGTTTCGCGCCCAATTGAGCATCTAAAGATAACTGCCCTAGGGACAATAGACGGACAGATGATGGAGGAAACAGGCAGAACGCTAGGAGAGTTCGCCAGGTCCTTGAACTTGCCATTCTCATTCAATGTAGTTCTCTTGTCAGACATGAAAGACCTTAGCAAGGAGCATTTAGAAATAGAAGCTGGCGAGGCCGTGGTTGTTTATTCCCAAAGCATACTCCGATCCATGATCTCACGGCCTGATTGTCTGGAATCTGTGATGAGAGTGATCAGAAGGCTCAATCCTTGTATAATGGTAGTTGTTGAAGTAGAAGCCAATCACAACTCGCCTTCCTTCTTCAACCGCTTCACCGAAGCGCTCTTCTTCTACAGCGCTTTGTTCGATTGCCTGGAAGACTGCACAGACCGAGACAGTCAGTACAGATTCATACTGGAGGGAGTGTATTTCGGTGATGGAATCAACAATACCGTGGCTGCCGAAGGGGAGGAAAGGCTTAACAGGAACGTGAAGTTGAACGTGTGGCGAGCATTCTTCGCGAGGTATGGAATGGTGGAGATCGGACTCAGTGAGTCGGCTCTGTATCAAGCTAAT
- the LOC127798489 gene encoding uncharacterized protein LOC127798489, whose translation MEELGGAWFEGIGNAIRKKRSQTLRRPRSVSLQFHENRDQSPLTSSLPSDDVSKAPSDENTGGGINSGRKDLNLNQCTLKGSANRAGEYTCKIIEDDVSSSLSYGNGGFQDGPDEGGSGLNQRCSSEGVLAPVNWKGMSSLKGGFKLQPMNVGIHVGSNGGSQSSANSAGNGNGIGNGKRFKKVKLKVGGITHTIQTKLDADGVLGSGPSTKSTSDAPQSRHKLILQDNSIDNSALDKNSRMRGIPWKDFPRGNASPGKEKDTSAGKVLNKITHGNGGEKWEPVRKSKRMPKRRVLDEAFDEEDDNEIRYLKKLKLSKVAAGNKHFHGDSSINEQRILMASKNSKHGNILDNFVSSSIKDGKKKCIISERGCEDTDYEKELVSDDELEGKKKKLRKECNDFLFEHKRELALTTRQRALLSSKDPSSVSGASVIEFPNGLPHATHRKQKVLTEVELQLKKAEAAQRRRLQVEKAARESEAEAIRKILGQDSSRKKREDKIKKRKEELEQAKAANALILAASTIRWVMGPSGTVVTFPNDMGLPSIFNQKPCSYPCPREKCAGPFCTNPYKYRDSKSNIPLCSLQCYKAVHEKGPVPNGTTV comes from the exons ATGGAAGAGCTTGGTGGCGCTTGGTTTGAAGGAATAGGAAACGCTATAAGGAAGAAGCGGAGCCAAACACTTCGGCGTCCTAGGTCTGTGTCACTTCAGTTCCATGAAAATCGTGATCAGTCACCTTTAACATCTTCACTGCCTTCAGATGATGTGAGTAAGGCCCCTAGTGATGAGAATACAGGGGGTGGCATCAATTCTGGGAGGAAGGACTTAAATCTTAATCAGTGTACTTTGAAGGGCTCTGCAAATAGGGCAGGTGAATACACTTGTAAAATTATTGAGGATGATGTATCATCAAGCTTGTCATATGGTAATGGAGGTTTCCAAGATGGCCCTGATGAGGGAGGAAGTGGGTTGAACCAAAGATGCAGCAGTGAAGGCGTCCTTGCCCCTGTTAACTGGAAAGGCATGAGCAGTTTGAAAGGAGGCTTCAAATTGCAGCCGATGAATGTAGGTATTCATGTTGGGAGCAATGGTGGAAGTCAGAGTTCTGCAAACTCCGCTGGGAATGGTAATGGAATTGGAAATGGGAAAAGGTTTAAGAAGGTCAAGCTCAAGGTTGGTGGTATCACACATACAATTCAAACAAAGTTGGACGCAGATGGTGTCCTGGGTAGTGGGCCTTCCACAAAAAGCACTTCAGATGCTCCTCAATCACGACATAAGCTGATTCTCCAG GACAATTCCATTGATAATTCTGCTTTAGATAAGAACAGCAGAATGCGAGGAATTCCATGGAAGGATTTTCCAAGAGGCAATGCTAGTCCTGGAAAGGAGAAGGATACTTCTGCAGGAAAGGTGCTCAACAAGATTACACATGGAAACGGAGGTGAGAAATGGGAGCCAGTTCGTAAAAGCAAGAGGATGCCTAAGAGGCGTGTCTTGGATGAGGCATTTGATGAAGAGGATGACAATGAGATTAGATACCTCAAGAAACTCAAATTGTCTAAGGTTGCTGCTGGAAATAAACATTTTCATGGAGACTCAAGCATCAATGAACAAAGAATTTTGATGGCTTCCAAGAATTCTAAGCATGGCAACATTTTGGACAATTTTGTCTCATCCTCGATTAAAGATGGTAAGAAAAAATGCATCATATCAGAAAGAGGATGTGAGGACACTGATTATGAGAAGGAACTGGTGTCTGATGATGAGCTTgaaggcaagaagaagaagctgaggAAGGAATGCAATGACTTTCTATTTGAACATAAGAGGGAACTGGCTCTTACAACTCGCCAGCGGGCCCTTTTATCCAGCAAAGATCCATCTTCTGTTTCTGGTGCAAGTGTAATTGAGTTTCCCAACGGATTACCACATGCCACACATCGAA AGCAAAAGGTGCTAACAGAAGTGGAGCTGCAACTGAAGAAAGCCGAGGCTGCTCAACGGCGTAGATTGCAAGTTGAGAAGGCGGCTCGGGAATCAGAG GCTGAGGCGATTAGGAAAATACTTGGACAAGATTCCAGTCGGAAGAAGcgagaagataaaataaagAAGCGCAAGGAAGAATTGGAACAG GCAAAGGCAGCAAATGCCCTGATACTTGCGGCAAGCACCATTAGATGGGTCATGGGCCCTTCTGGAACTGTTGTGACATTCCCGAACGATATGGGTTTGCCTAGTATTTTTAACCAGAAACCTTGTAG TTATCCTTGCCCACGAGAAAAATGTGCTGGCCCATTTTGTACCAACCCATACAAGTATCGAGATTCTAAGTCAAATATTCCACTTTGCAGTCTTCAGTGCTACAAAGCTGTTCATGAAAAGGGACCAGTACCGAACGGAACAACCGTGTAA
- the LOC127798134 gene encoding uncharacterized protein LOC127798134: MGWKIWQQGWKRPFHLLTTTLLGLLLPLSFLLLARLSTAHYLFTSLPHPYKPHPSSLLISLFLSINPTIPHLLVSLISIATLIHALTGRFIVLPSKSTLWVLLCTLQVLVGLGIEGSIAAGIDGSGGFGSGGTRSILGSAVFFLGLHETMLWWSRTVVKPVVDDTVFGILAEEIRWAERVAMAAALGGLWWWRLRDEVESLVGMVEVKKELLVADFIGWWLYYLTVTIGMVRIVKAIMWFGVILLCSGKAGEGKLSESNLGNEDKV; encoded by the coding sequence ATGGGTTGGAAGATATGGCAACAGGGGTGGAAGCGGCCATTCCATCTCCTCACAACCACCCTTCTCGGCCTTCTCCTCCCCCTGTCGTTTCTTCTTCTGGCCAGGCTCTCCACTGCCCATTATCTCTTCACTTCTCTCCCTCATCCTTATAAACCACACCCTTCCTCTCTCTTAATCTCCCTCTTCCTCTCTATAAATCCCACTATCCCCCACCTCCTTGTCTCCCTAATTAGCATTGCCACCCTGATCCACGCCTTGACCGGCAGGTTTATTGTCCTTCCAAGCAAGTCAACGTTGTGGGTTCTTCTATGCACGCTGCAAGTTCTTGTGGGTTTGGGCATTGAAGGGAGCATAGCCGCCGGAATCGACGGTTCCGGGGGCTTTGGCAGCGGCGGGACCAGAAGCATTCTAGGCTCGGCAGTGTTCTTTCTGGGCTTGCATGAAACGATGCTCTGGTGGTCAAGGACAGTGGTGAAGCCGGTGGTCGACGACACGGTTTTTGGTATTCTTGCGGAGGAAATTAGGTGGGCGGAGAGGGTGGCAATGGCGGCTGCCCTTGGTGGGCTGTGGTGGTGGAGATTGAGGGACGAGGTTGAGTCGCTGGTGGGCATGGTTGAGGTTAAGAAAGAGCTTCTGGTGGCTGATTTTATTGGGTGGTGGTTGTACTATTTAACTGTGACGATTGGAATGGTTAGGATTGTGAAGGCCATTATGTGGTTTGGTGTGATATTGCTTTGTAGTGGGAAGGCAGGAGAAGGAAAGCTATCTGAGTCCAACCTCGGAAATGAAGACAAGGTCTAA